From the Ruania alkalisoli genome, one window contains:
- the pgi gene encoding glucose-6-phosphate isomerase, protein MTHAPIDVTRTTSWADLMAHCRVLEPNLRGWFAEDPGRAERFTYQAADLHVDLSKNLITDETRDLLLRLAEDVHLPDRIEAMFRGDHINVTEDRAVLHTALRRPAGLQPPLVVDGQDVDADVHAVLAKVYDFAAKVRSGEWTGVTGKPVRTVVNIGIGGSDLGPVMAYEALQPYVADGLEVRFVSNIDPTDVAETTQGLDPETTLFIVASKTFGTLETLTNARLAREWLWKGLIAAGAIEDVDDARTAAVSAHFVAVSTALDKVAAFGIDPENAFGFWDWVGGRYSVDSAIGTSLAIAIGPERFAEFLAGFHAVDEHFRTTPLVENVPVLMGLLNVWYVNFLGAESHAVLPYSQHLHRFAAYLQQLTMESNGKSVRWDGTPVTTDTGEIFWGEPGTNGQHAFYQLIHQGTRLIPADFIAVASPAHPLKDGETDVHGLFLANYFAQTKALAFGKSAEEVRAEGTPEAIVPARVFEGNRPTTSILAPALTPSVLGQLIALYEHITFVQGVIWGIDSFDQWGVELGKQLATELAPAVAGEVEALASQDASTKALIERYLELRG, encoded by the coding sequence GTGACCCACGCGCCTATCGACGTCACTCGCACCACCAGCTGGGCCGATCTCATGGCCCACTGCCGTGTGCTCGAACCGAATCTGCGAGGGTGGTTCGCCGAGGATCCCGGGAGGGCGGAGCGGTTCACCTACCAGGCGGCCGACCTCCACGTGGATCTGTCGAAGAACCTGATCACGGACGAGACCCGGGACCTGCTGCTGCGGCTGGCCGAGGATGTGCATCTGCCAGACCGGATCGAGGCGATGTTCCGCGGTGACCACATCAACGTCACGGAGGACCGGGCCGTGCTGCACACGGCGCTGCGCCGGCCCGCCGGTCTGCAGCCGCCGCTGGTGGTCGATGGTCAGGACGTCGACGCCGACGTGCACGCCGTGCTGGCCAAGGTGTACGACTTCGCCGCGAAGGTGCGCAGTGGGGAGTGGACCGGGGTGACCGGCAAGCCGGTGCGCACGGTGGTGAACATCGGAATCGGTGGATCCGACCTCGGGCCGGTGATGGCGTATGAAGCGCTGCAGCCGTACGTGGCGGACGGCCTCGAAGTGCGCTTCGTCTCCAACATCGACCCCACCGACGTGGCCGAGACCACCCAGGGCCTGGACCCGGAGACGACGCTGTTCATCGTTGCCTCCAAGACCTTCGGCACCCTGGAGACCCTCACCAATGCCCGCCTGGCCCGGGAGTGGCTCTGGAAGGGACTGATCGCGGCCGGCGCGATCGAGGATGTCGACGACGCGCGCACCGCCGCGGTGTCCGCGCACTTCGTGGCCGTCTCCACCGCCCTGGACAAGGTGGCCGCGTTCGGTATCGACCCGGAGAACGCCTTCGGCTTCTGGGACTGGGTGGGCGGGCGCTACTCGGTGGACTCGGCCATCGGCACCTCCCTGGCGATCGCGATCGGTCCGGAGCGCTTCGCCGAGTTCCTTGCCGGATTCCATGCGGTGGACGAGCACTTCCGCACCACGCCGCTGGTCGAGAATGTGCCGGTCCTGATGGGCCTGCTGAACGTCTGGTACGTCAACTTCCTGGGCGCGGAGAGCCACGCCGTGCTTCCCTACTCCCAGCACCTGCACCGCTTCGCTGCCTACCTGCAGCAGCTCACCATGGAGTCCAACGGCAAGAGCGTGCGCTGGGACGGCACGCCCGTGACCACCGACACCGGGGAGATCTTCTGGGGTGAGCCCGGCACCAACGGCCAGCACGCCTTCTACCAGCTGATCCACCAGGGCACCCGCCTGATCCCGGCCGACTTCATCGCGGTCGCTTCGCCGGCGCACCCGTTGAAGGACGGGGAGACCGATGTTCATGGTCTGTTCCTCGCCAACTACTTCGCCCAGACCAAGGCGCTCGCGTTCGGCAAATCAGCCGAGGAGGTGCGGGCCGAGGGGACGCCCGAGGCTATCGTCCCGGCCCGGGTATTTGAGGGGAACCGCCCGACGACGTCGATCCTCGCCCCGGCGCTGACCCCGTCCGTGCTCGGCCAGCTGATCGCCCTGTACGAGCACATCACCTTCGTGCAGGGCGTGATCTGGGGGATCGACTCCTTCGACCAGTGGGGCGTGGAGCTGGGCAAGCAGCTCGCGACCGAGCTCGCTCCCGCCGTGGCCGGGGAAGTCGAGGCGCTGGCGAGCCAGGACGCATCGACGAAGGCGCTGATCGAGAGGTACCTCGAGCTGCGCGGCTGA